The nucleotide window TTACCTTCTAGTGGTCCACACTACCAACTATTAAAAATGTCTGGTGTCCACAACCTCAGCGACGCTTTGATCTCCTGCGTTTACCAAgaagtttcagcatgttatcgGTGACATCAGGAGGAGATTTATCATCTTCATCATGATTCTTTTCAGATGTTTGAGTTAACCATGCTAGTGCCTCTATTGCAGCATCCTTTTCTGCAAGAGCTTTGTTTCTCTTTGGTTTACCTACAAATTGCATTCCCTTGAACTCTGCGAGTGccctaaattcatttgtttttagATGCTTTGTTTTGTACTTGGGAGGGGAGTGACCGGCCCTCATAAGTAGGGTTTGCAACAAACTCTTTGGGTTTGTCCCGTCCCTTGTAAATCTATCAGTGTCAGAATCTTTAGGCTTCTTGTTTTCACGACCAAACACAAACCTGCCCTCAGACTGATCTCCTGAAACCAGTTCCTGAACAGCAAGCATAAGGTATTTGCCTTCCTTGTGGATGTCTATCTCAGGATCTTGAAGCTGCATCATCCAAAAACCAGTGCaactcttttaattttttgataaatcatCCAAAAACCagtaaattaacaaataaataggaaattattcaaaataaattaacaaccAAAGAAGGACAAAACATAACTTAATATGATAAGATGTTCTGTCTTCAAGGCAAAAATTCAAAACTCCAGGACTgttatttaaagaaaaacatgGGATTATCATACTGAACcttaaggggttgtttggtaggaTGTcttggagaaaaaaatacatgtttAGTTGTGGTATTATTTAGTCAAGGGCCAATTTTCGGGAGATAGGCCCAATAATTCAAATGGATAAGCACTTGCGCTTTTTCTCATTCTTACATCAGTTCTGTTcactttcttcacaaattaTCTGGGTTGACCGCTTTCCTTCATGCTATCCAACTCCCCCCACCccacctccaccaccaccacaaaacaaaagaaacaaaaaaaaaaactaagataACCTTCAAAATGAATAAACAGATAACTAACTAATAACAAAACCTAAAACTTAAAATTCCTTTACACAAATCGGTCTAAATATCAAACAAATTATTGGGCCAATCTCCAGAAAGCAGTAGTTACAGTAAGACCTCGAATTGAGAGTACTTCTGGCATTTGTTTGTAGTAGGCAAAGATGTACTTTCAATTGGTGAGATATAAACTTCCCTCGAGGTTATGTAGAGCTAGTTTCTTTTGATTAAGATCATGTTAGCTTCTCTGAAACATTGAACAGTTATTTAAAGATGAAACTTAATGTATCAACTTagttttctttatctttttgcTCATTAGAGTTCCACTATCTTAAAGGTAAAGAAGAGAATTTACCTAAATACCATGCTTAAAGTAGTTAAGTGCACTTGTCCGTTAGCTGTTTAGTTAGGAGAAATAAAATGGTTCATAACTAGGAGTAGCATGCATTGAGAAGGAAACAAGATCCTGGAAAATTCACCTTCTTTTGTAAAAGTATATTGAGCTCCTCTTTGAGCTTTATGTAGCAATCCGCCAGAGTAGGATCCATGAAGAACTCTATGTATCCACCCAACATCTTTAAATGCCCAGcctgaagaaaaaataatcacaaGATTGAACTCACAGCTGTTAACAACTTCAAGGATGTGAATCGGTAAGCATCTAGGGAGAGAAAAGTTACCATATCTCCACAGTCTAGAGCACTACCAAATAGGATCACAATCGAATCAGATACTCCAGTAGAATCCCGTATGAAGACTGTATTAACCTTAACTTTTTCACCGAACACCAGCCAAGGGTATGGAATCGTTTGATAGCGAGCATTGACTGAATTCTGAAGACACAATTGAAATGTTACACATCTTCAGCAATATGAAAACCATAACAATTGAAATATACATGTGCAAGTAACACAACAATTCAACTGCTGAGGTGCAAGTCCACCCTCCTACTGGAAAGAGATTGTCCAAAGAAATTTGTATTGCGTAAATATCATATTACGGCAATGAActtatgtagttttttttttttttttatgacaacaAACTGAGAACGATCATCTATGGCACCATGACCCGGAAGGGCATGGAGGCTATTCATCATACTCTGATCTCCTGGCCACGGTTCATCCACCAGACTAGATTTCCTGTCTCCTTAGAACTCAAGAATACATTGGTACGAGCCTATAAAACAGATCCTGTTcaactatgttgctcggactcttcaaaaatgctgACGGATGcttgtcggatcctccaaaagtagtctGTTTTTTAGGATCCGACACGGGTACACCAACATTTCggagagtccaagcaacacAGCCTGGCAACATAGACACTAGACAGCAACCATGGCTACCATTGTAGAACAGCAACAGATCAAATGCTTGGGCAAAGGAAAATGGGAGAATAAGAGCTTTTGTGAGAGTCGAAAATTGAGGATATGCATATCTCTTTTAATTCTGGGGAGAATTCATGAAATGAGACAGCAGATATGTAAACAAATTCGGCAACCTAAAAAAGAAAAGCGAAAACCAAAACTTCGAATTTCCAAACAGGTCCAGATGCATCATTGCAAGGGATATATGCTTTCCTCTTcagaatttaaaacattttccccAGGATATTATTTCCCCTAccgttttattttctttctccaTTTTATGAGATTATCTTGTATTTAAGGTGACAGTGACACcaagatgagaaaaaaattgttggattGATGtccaatcaaataaaaatttggaatttttttttatttgtgcaaGGAGCTTCCACCCCACATAGATTAAATGGCTCcaacaaaaagggaaagagCAGAAACAAACACTGTCACTAACTTCATAATCTAAAAACTTCCAAAGAACTGTTCATTGAACTTACTGCATAAAGAAAGACTTGTCCATCATCCATAGTCTTGAAGGACATTGATGTCTCTCTGTTCTGCACATGGACATGATAACtcatatgaatatatatacaattggACTGAaataaattcatgaaactaGATCAGAACTCTAGAACCATTGCATACCACCACTGATGAAATTCCAGGATACAATCCAGAACATATGACAGCACGAACCAAAGACTGATTGTAACTTAGCTTATTGTTAATTGCAGTATCAGCATCAAGCAACCCAGCATCTTTCAAGATGAAGATAAATTGCTTTCTAAGAGAATGGATAGCTTGAAGAGTCTGGGCAGAGAGGAAATTCCTCCAGCAATATTCGTAGGCAGAACCTTCCCTTTCAGCATCTTTCCATCCTTCATATGCACGGACAAGTGCCATATGGTCACTATAGTCCTTGGCAGAGAATCTGGACTTTGCTGTCCCCGCTAACTGCAAAATGGGAGTTGATCAATATTGGTGAATAAGATTTAGTAGACAAAACAATATTATCTAGTGCAGTGTTACATTGTGCTGGCTGCTAGCTAGACTTAAAAATGAGGAGATGAATCAGATGGGAATATGCCAAGTTAGTATGATCTTAAAATGTCCTGAACCTGAACCTTGCATAAGGCCATCCATCACAGGGGAAAATGAAGTTGACAGGTCTACCGAATTAATTATGTGGTGTATACTGGCAGGTATTTAAGAGATACATTGCAAAATTTCTCTATTCAGTACAAGAATAGAGAAGATATCAAATTTCTTTCTACAAAAACTTTTTTGTCCATAACCCAGCGTTATGTTAATGCGAGATTTGGATGTTAATTAACTTTTTACGTATTTAGCAAAAGAACAGAAAACCAAAAAGGCTTTTGATCGACCCTAGTTTCCTTTGTTTTCCTCTATGAATAGGGGAGAGTAACCTTTTATTCTAAAAAGTTCCCATCTTGATCAGGCATAATACATGCATTTTTCTGTCTTCTTATTCCTTCttcctttaaatattttgtgtTCATCTGGGAAAAGCCACATCAATGTCTAACTGCTAAATAAGAAATACACCATGGAATATATCATATAGAACTCCTTCAACCTAAAACTCTTTCAACTTCTCAAAAAATGCACTTCAAGTGgcaaaagttaaattatttataacatTCTTCTTTCAGGATAACTTCCTCTTAAAACTGTGGGTTGTTTAAATTGGCAAAGTGGTACAACTATCCATTGAGCAAACATGGAAAGAAGTAGGGATGCACAATTTTGAAGTGATGGAACATTAAGGacatgaaactaaaaaaaagaaaagaatgtataACAAAGCGAAAGTAGAAATAATACCAACTAGTAGTATATGAAATTAAGAGGTGAGGCTAGTGGCGCAAATTGCTTTCTACTTAcatcttttttatcttgagGCAACAGAAATGGATCCCGTACACTAAGACCAGCCACAATAGTCAAAACAGGATCAAAGCAACGGAAAATAGTACCCATAATGAGCATTTTCCCAAGCTTGGGATCCACAGGGAGGATTGCTAAAAATTTGCCTGGTTGTAAAGAAATGACGAAGATATAACTTATAAACCTCAGAATAAAGGTCATAAATATAACTAGTAAAAAAACATCATAGAAGCAATACAAATTTTCATGAAACAGATTATTTTTCTCCTCAATAGAATACATACCTAGATGTGTAAGATTCTCATTTTCATCTAATGCACCAATCATCTTCAAAAACTGAATAGCATTTTGCACCTGCAGTATATGGACATTACAATTTCAATCATACTTGGAAACTAAGAAGCAACCCTCTAATCTAAATGGCATGTGTATAGCATCATAAGAACTTGATCCAGCAAATAAGCATCAAGAGAGGAAGCAATTACAGCCAATGATTCTGGAGGCTGAAGCGCAGACGAAAGGAATTCAGCAATACTTCCAACCTGCAAACTCTTTATTTGCAAGCAAAGAGAATTCAAAGGAGTTCTCAGGAGTTCAGGTAGTTGGTATTCAGCAAAAGCTTCATACACACATCGTGGATACAAGTGGTAGCACTCGCCTGGTTGGACACGGCCAGCCCTACCCCTTCTCTGCAAACAAGGACAAGGACAAGAACATCcaacataacatcaaaatctGACTCAAAGATAACAGTGAAAAGAATTCACATTTTTATCATCAGAATTcagatatattcaaaataaattgaagtaTTGAACAGATGTTACTGCAGGGCAATGCACAACCTAGTATTTTGAACAGATTCGCATTTCACATGTCTTATCAGCTACAATCATCCAAAGCAATCCAAAAACAAaatgttattgttttttttttttgatcaGGTAATGTTATCATGTTTTTTAAGTAACATCTAAGCACAGAACTTTTTCATATTACTTATGAGGGGGAGAAATTGTTCATTCTCTGTAGAATTTTGTGTGAAAAGACGGGAAAGGAAAATCGAATTACAAACGGAAAGTTTAGGCTGAATAAAAAAGGTGCTGTTTATTCAAGGAACTTACTTGTCGTGCAGAAGCTTGTGAAATCCATGAAGGTAATAAGCACGGAGTATTATTTAGAGCATCATAAGTCGTCTCCTTCGCTTTTCCACAGTCCACCACAAAGACCACATCATTTATAGTAATACTTGCCTCGGCCATATTTGTTGCAAGTACTATTTTACGTACATTCTGAGGTGGCTTTTCAAATATGAGTTTCTGCAGATTACAATTTAAGTTTGTCAAAACATTAAACTGACAAGGAAAGGGAAGTACACTTCTAGAAATAATACATCTGAACTGATATATAAATGTTTTACTCGGACTCTGAAAAAATGTTGCCGCACctgtgtcggatcctccaaaaatgcactacttttggaggatccgacatgcaccggtgacatttttgaagagtctaagCAACATAACAATCAAAGAAAAGTGAAAACAACTGCAAAACCTGAAGAGGCATCAAAATAAGGAGAGAGCATTATTACCTGCTCAGAGGTAGCCATAGAACCATGACAAGTGAGCACCAACACTCTATTTGGGTCACCCAAGAGAGGATGTGCTTTAAGTTGATCTCTTAAACAACTAATATCTTCCCAACCAGTCATAAATACTAGTACAGCGCCTGGACGTTCTTTCCGACATATATGGCACAAAACTGCCTCAATAAGATTGAATCCAATACAATCAGGAGCCCAGCATGCTAGTGAATCACGTGCCCTTGGACTATAATTCTCGAAGTTTGATTTTTCTACAGCATCCTGCCATATAGAAGTACATCATTCATACAAGATTAGTACTGTATCTTTTCTTGCAGTACCGGCAATCTGACAATTTCTTTCTACAGCATCTAACCAACAAGAATAAAACTACTTAATAAAGAAAGAACAAGATGGGAGGAAAATTTGAGATAATACCAACAATGAGTAGTTCTCTCTCTTGGGAAATGTGTCTAACACTCAGTAATTTGCTCTCTCACCGGAACTAACTCCGACAACCCCTTTTCCCAGTGAAAGTTTACGCATTTCTCGATGATTTATGGAGAGGAAAACTTTATTTCCTTCTtctatatataaagtaataaattatattaaccAGGCAAAATATTCGCCTGTATAGAAGAAGTCTACCtagaaatacaaaaattatacaaaCAGAAAATCTTTCTTTCGGGGATAAGTCTTTTGAGATAGTAAATATCTGTGAGAACAATACCAAATAGTTTATGCAGATGGAATGGCAAGTATTTTTTGAAAGgtaacataaaagaaaagaatgttaAAGTGGCACACAATTACACAAAAAGGAGTACtcactccttttttttttgatgacaaggggaacccgcagccgctaccctttgggtgcgcacagggtaaaacccccgctcctatgcaatagctcgcaaaccacataggagaggtaacccgcactaggcaagcctggtgcgacgagctcgacccagaaggcaaaccccttgctttcgctggcaaggggtttcgaacttgagacctccaacatggaagtcccaagctcaaaccactgggccaccccgaagggtaaaAGGAGTACTCACTCCTTTTAAATCAAGATTCTATGCATGAAAATTAAGTTGCTTAGATCTCAAATACAAATTGTTTTTTGGATCTCCAATAACTTGAACCCATCTTTCCTAACAGATTATGAATAGGCAACCCTATAATGCAGTATAGGACTGCATTAATAATGCCTTGACATTATGATATCAGGAATACCTAATGCCTTGACATTTAAATCACTACTAGCACACATGACTGAcagaaatttcttgaaaatgaaaaaacattATGCATCTAGTTACTAGTCAAACTGCACTATTGCTTCTCCCTCTTCTCATTACCTTCtagggaaaaggaaaaaatacaCCCTCAGATGCTTGTTCTGTTCAAACTTCGAAGATCTCAACTTAAATTAATCATTTGGGGGGAAAACGGATGTGAAATAGGGGCTTTTTCCAGCAGATGAAGCAAACAACTGCCTCTCCGTATATGCAGGCACCAAGAAAACCAGGAGACTATTACAAATTTTGTTTGGTAAAATCCAAAAGATTCTCTTCTCACCAGAATCCAGAAGATGGATTCTCTATCCATATTAATAAGGGAGAGCTCGTCCACTCTATATTGCCTCTTAGCTGAAAGCATTGCAGATTGAATGGGTACAGAAATCATGCAGAACAGGGAGCAAAGTCAATTTTGTGAAATTACGTTTTACAGTTATGTTTTAACGGTCTAGGAAAGGGGCATTAGCTTCCCTCATGGCCTTCACATGTTAGCATATGAAGAACATGTAACTTACATCTCTTATTCTATCATATTGTTTGATGATCTATGAGGAACACCTGATTCAATACAATAAACAAGCTCAAACTTCAGTTGAATCACTGTCTTCATTTCCAAATTTCGAGATAAAGAAAAGACTATTTTTTGTCTCCCTATTAGATGTTCATAGCTAGAGAGGGacatcaaaagaaaatgaaaagacaatCAGAAAACAAGCACCGGAAAAAAGCATAGAGCAAAGTTGTAAAAAGTATTATGAAGGAAGCAGAAAATCTAACAGAAATGGACTAAAGAAGACAATACATAACTAGCAAATACGAAAGTTCCTCAGTTCATGTATACAGAACACAATAGCAGACAGAATAACAACCTCAACAAGAGCAGTTatctgatttttctttttgcgGGGTGCTAACTGTTTTTGTGTTTTCCACATCTTCTCCTGGCCATAATCATCAATTTGGTTGAATGAAGTCAACTTATATCCCGTAATTTCCAGCACATCTTCCAGAAAATTTTCTCTTACAGGATATGTGAAGCCCTACATCATACAAAATGCCGAAAAGTTAACATAATATGTCAAATAAGCCAGCAAAGCTCAACAGCCTAAAACCTGGTTTAACAAAAACAATAcagaaagataaaaattattctGGAATGAAAAGTCGACATGTTATGAACTTAATTGATGCTAGTAAATTTtacataacaaaacaaaaatgaataagaaaTCTCAAGTGAAGTAAGAATTATATAAATAGACGAACATTTTGCATATATGCTCCTATCTAAAGGCAGAAAACTGGAAAGCTCATTCTTTTCAAATCTACATCAAGAAATTCCAAACATCGAATATATAGGGGAATCATATAGTACTGGGCAGAGTAAAAGGACTATTATCATCGAAACTAGTACACAAACACCAACAACATGTATAAACTCTAACTGAGTGGTGATCCAAGTTGCAGCTTACTGGGATGTGAATCATAGGCGCTCCTCCAAAGTAACTGGAAAATAATTCAGCATTAAGAGTAGCACTCATCAAAATCAATCTCAAATCTGGGCGTCGTGGTAGAAGATCCTTCAACACAATCAACAGGAAATCTGACAAAGAATGAGAAGCAAATTATCAATGCAGCTTTCATAAGAAAACCAAAACCAGAGACCTAAGTTGCCAATTCAGCTACCTTCATTCATGCCTCGCTCATGAATTTCATCAACAAAAACATGGGTTATACCATCAAGATTGCGGTCACTGAGAAGACGACGAAGCAAAATACCACTTGTACAAAATAGCAAATGTGTATTTTTTCCTTTCACCCCTTCTAATCGTACTTTATAACCAACCTACCAAAAATACTCTGTGAAGAACAGCAATTAACATAAAGAAGCTTCCAAATTTAactgtaacaaataaaatttcaacttttatgACTATCTCGTCAGTGTTGTCAAAGGCGCGCTTAAGCCCAAaagcgaggctcaaaacatGTCGAGTAGTTCGCCTCGCTTTATGTGCGCTTCAGTGTCGTAATTAAGGttctaagaaatatttttttgtgtcaatGAGC belongs to Solanum stenotomum isolate F172 chromosome 1, ASM1918654v1, whole genome shotgun sequence and includes:
- the LOC125868394 gene encoding DExH-box ATP-dependent RNA helicase DExH3, which gives rise to MHSRIGFLLACTKRRSSSSTLLLSTLFSSHQNRKIFAACHRRILIGSDVSKVYFFEESNLRGLGQLRGFCRYPGIAALEQFSDDEYECDYENHPASSSVANVDEWKWKLSLLLRNEKDQEIVSRDKRDRRDHEQISNLAKRMGLYSEIYGKVVVVSKVPLPNYRPDLDDKRPQREVVIPLSLQRRVEGLLQEHIDRTQLSSGKDENILDVTKSSDIVTDANMDENPDSFLDGSVMEKVLQRRSLRMRNMQRGWQESPDGNKMLEFRKSLPAFKEKERLLQAIARNQVVVISGETGCGKTTQLPQYILESEIESGRGAFCSIICTQPRRISALAVAERVATERGEPLGDSVGYKVRLEGVKGKNTHLLFCTSGILLRRLLSDRNLDGITHVFVDEIHERGMNEDFLLIVLKDLLPRRPDLRLILMSATLNAELFSSYFGGAPMIHIPGFTYPVRENFLEDVLEITGYKLTSFNQIDDYGQEKMWKTQKQLAPRKKKNQITALVEDAVEKSNFENYSPRARDSLACWAPDCIGFNLIEAVLCHICRKERPGAVLVFMTGWEDISCLRDQLKAHPLLGDPNRVLVLTCHGSMATSEQKLIFEKPPQNVRKIVLATNMAEASITINDVVFVVDCGKAKETTYDALNNTPCLLPSWISQASARQRRGRAGRVQPGECYHLYPRCVYEAFAEYQLPELLRTPLNSLCLQIKSLQVGSIAEFLSSALQPPESLAVQNAIQFLKMIGALDENENLTHLGKFLAILPVDPKLGKMLIMGTIFRCFDPVLTIVAGLSVRDPFLLPQDKKDLAGTAKSRFSAKDYSDHMALVRAYEGWKDAEREGSAYEYCWRNFLSAQTLQAIHSLRKQFIFILKDAGLLDADTAINNKLSYNQSLVRAVICSGLYPGISSVVNRETSMSFKTMDDGQVFLYANSVNARYQTIPYPWLVFGEKVKVNTVFIRDSTGVSDSIVILFGSALDCGDMAGHLKMLGGYIEFFMDPTLADCYIKLKEELNILLQKKLQDPEIDIHKEGKYLMLAVQELVSGDQSEGRFVFGRENKKPKDSDTDRFTRDGTNPKSLLQTLLMRAGHSPPKYKTKHLKTNEFRALAEFKGMQFVGKPKRNKALAEKDAAIEALAWLTQTSEKNHDEDDKSPPDVTDNMLKLLGKRRRSKRR